The bacterium region CCGACACGTGATAGAGGACGGCACGATGAGAACCGCTGTGCTGTACGCTAGGGTCTCCAGCAAGGAGCAAGCGGACGGAGGCTTCTCAATCCCGGCCCAGCTCAAGCTGCTGCAAGAGTACGCCCTGGACAAGGGCTTCCGCGTCGAGCGGGAGTTCGTGGATGTCGAGACCGCGAAGCAGGCTGGGCGAGCCGCTTTCGGGGAGATGGTCGCCTACCTGCAGCGCAACCGAGCCTGTCGCACCGTGCTAGTCGAGAAGACAGACCGCCTATATCGCAACCTCCGCGACTATGTGACTCTCGACGAACTCGACCTGGAGATCCACTTCGTCAAGGAGAACTTCGTCCTATCCGATGAGTGCCGGTCCACGGAGAAGTTCATGCACGGGATCAAGGTGCTGATGGCCAAGAACTACGTGGACAACCTCTCTGAGGAAGCCAGCAAGGGTATGCGGGAGAAGGCCGAACAGGGCACGTGGCCGTCGGCGGCACCCATCGGCTACGTGAATGTGCAGAATGGCGACAAACGCGAGATCGCGCCGGACCCGGACACAGCCCCCGTCGTCAGGAAGGTCTTCGAGTGGTACGCCGCCGGCGATTGCAGCTTCGCCGAGGTGGCGAGTCGTGCCGCGGCGGAGGGACTGACCACCCGGTTCGGCAAGCGTCCGGCCAAGGTCACGGTCGAGCGCATTCTGAAGAACCCCTTCTACATCGGCACCTTCACCTGGGGCGGCCGCACCTACCAGGGCAACCATGAGCCCCTGATCGGCGTCGAGCTGTTCCAGCGCGCCCAGGAGGCCCTGCACAAGATCAACCATCCCGTCGAGGAAGCCAAGCGCACGTTCGCTTACACGGGGCTCATCAGGTGCGCGCACTGCGGCTGCTCGATCACCGCGGAGATCCGCAAGGGGAAGTACGTCTACTATCACTGCACCGGCTCCAAGGGCGGGTGTGACAAGCCGGCCATCCGGGAGGAGCGCCTTCAGGAGCTGCTCGGGGACATCGTGAAGCGTGTTCAGATCAGCGGAGAGGACATCGAGTGGATCGTGTCGGCGCTGAAGGCCAGTCACCAGGACGAGACGGCCTACCACGAGGAGCAGGTGAGCAAGCTCCAGGCGGAAGTGAAACG contains the following coding sequences:
- a CDS encoding recombinase family protein, which gives rise to MRTAVLYARVSSKEQADGGFSIPAQLKLLQEYALDKGFRVEREFVDVETAKQAGRAAFGEMVAYLQRNRACRTVLVEKTDRLYRNLRDYVTLDELDLEIHFVKENFVLSDECRSTEKFMHGIKVLMAKNYVDNLSEEASKGMREKAEQGTWPSAAPIGYVNVQNGDKREIAPDPDTAPVVRKVFEWYAAGDCSFAEVASRAAAEGLTTRFGKRPAKVTVERILKNPFYIGTFTWGGRTYQGNHEPLIGVELFQRAQEALHKINHPVEEAKRTFAYTGLIRCAHCGCSITAEIRKGKYVYYHCTGSKGGCDKPAIREERLQELLGDIVKRVQISGEDIEWIVSALKASHQDETAYHEEQVSKLQAEVKRLQDRLDAAYEDKLDGTIGEDTWRRKSTEWRSRQLEMQAAIERHLTASQVYYEAGIRVLKLAQNAYTLWLTQPQTEKRKLLNLLQSNLTFDGTNLTATYRKPFCWLAEGPVRSVWRG